In the Catenulispora sp. EB89 genome, GCCGACGCCGTTGGGGCCCAGGACGGCGACGAACTCGCCGCAGTCGACGGTGAGGTCGACGCCGCCCCAGAGCGTGCGGCCGCCGACGGCGGCGGAGGCGCCGCGGAGTTCGACGACTGCGACGGGGGTGTCGCCGGCGTTGCAGAGCTGGGGTTCCGGGGGCGCGATGTTGTTGCCGGTCGCGATGTCCTCGCCGGTCGCGGCCTTGTTGCCGGTCGCAAGGTTCCCGCCGGTCGCGGTGCTCTCGCGGGGCGCGATGTTCTCGCCCTCGAATGCTGCGGCGACCGCTTCAGAATTCGTATCCGTATCCGTACTCACTGCTTCCACCGCATCCATCGCCGTCGTCGTCTCCGCCGCTTCTTGCCGTTCCTACCGGCCCGTCGCCTGTGCCAGCGCCGCCTTCAGCCCTTGCAATTCCCCGACCATCCAGTCCTGGAAGGTAGCGGACGCCGGCGCGAGGGTTTCCGTCACGGTGGTCACCGGGATGCCGGCGGCCTTGGCCTCGGCGACCTGAGCGGCGATGTCCGGCGTGGAGTTCTGGGAGTTGTAGACGTAGACCTTGATCTGCTTGCCCTTGATCTGGCCGTCGATGGCGGTCTTGTCGGCGACGGAGGGATCGGTGCCCTCGGAGATGTCCTTGAGGAAGGAGTAGGGCGTGAGCATCTTCAGACCGAGCGTGTCGGCCAGCGGCGAGACGATGGACTCCGAGGCGCCGATCGGGACGCCGGCGTACGTGGTCTTGATGTCGGACTCGAGCTGGTTGTAGGTGGCCAGCGTGGTGGTCTCGAAGGTCTGCTTCTGGGTGTCGAAGTAGGCGGCGTCGGCCGGATCCAGCTTCTTGTACTCGGCGACGATCGCGTCGATGACCTTGTAGACGCTGTCGTGGGAGTACCACTGGTGCGGGTTGTCGCCGTCCTTGAGGCCGACGACGTCACCGACGGTCAGCACCGCGCGTCCCGAGGCGGGGTTGGCCTTGACCAGGCCGGGGGCCCAGGAGGTGTCATAGCCGATGCCGTTCTGGATGAACAGCTGCGCACCGGAGATGAGCTTGGCGTCGTTGGGGGTCGCCTCGTAGGAGTGCGGGTCGGTGTCGGGGTTGGTGATGATCGACGTCTCGGTGACGTGCGCCCCACCGAGCTGCAACGCGACCGAGCCCCAGAAGTTCTCCGCGGCCACGACCGCGATCTTCGCCGACGACCCGACGGCCCCGGCAGGCTGGCTCGCGGGAGCCGCCGACTTGGTCGAGCACCCGGCGGTCAGCGCCGCCGCCGCGCCGATGGCCAGCACACCCCCGGTGACGCGCTTCAGGCTCTTGGTGGTGTTCTTGGTCATGGTGAGCCCCCCTCCTTGATGATGAAAACCGTTTTCAAGTCCCGATAAGGGAAGCATATGAAAATCGTTTCCAGTTGGCAAGGTCACGGTGGGTGGCGAAGAGACCACGGGGACGGCGCGCAGGGCGCGGTCGGGCCGGTCCGTCGGCGGGCTCCTCTAAAGTTCGGCGGATGAGTGATGAGCGTGCGAATCTCCTCCGCTACCTGCGCATTCAGCGTGAGCATGTGCTCGGGGCGCTGGAGGGGTTGGACGAGGAGGCTCTGCGGCGGCCTGTTCTGCCTTCGGGGTGGACGTGTCTGGCGTTGGTGAGTCACCTGACCTACGACGACGAGCGCTTCTGGTTCCGTGGGGTCATCGAGCGGGATCCGGAGGTCATCGCTGCGGTGGAGCGGCGGGAGCCCAATGGGTGGCAGCGGCTTGATCCCGGGGTGGCGGCCGGGGAGGTCTTCGCGCGGTATCGGGCGGAGGCCGCGTTGGCCGATGACGTGTTGGCCGAGTGCGATCTCGATGCCGCTCCCGCGTGGTGGCCTGAGTACGTGTTCGGCGAGTGGCGGTTGGATTCGGTGCGGCAGATCGTCCTGCACCACATCACCGAGACCGCGACGCATGCCGGGCATCTGGATGTGGTGCGGGAGTTGATCGACGGCGCGCAGTGGATCGTTCAGGACTGAGTCGGCTGGAGCAGGCGCCGCCGCTCCACCAGCGTCCAGAGCGTCGTTGTCGCGACGTAGAGACTGCTGGCCAGCGGGAGCACGAAGGCCCCGAGGACCGTGAAGTACGGCAACAGGGCCATCAGCTTCGTGACGCCGGCTGTCGGCGCGCCGGCGGTAGGTGTACCGGCGGTAGGCATGCCGAAAGCCGCGGCGTCGCCCGCAGTGCTCTGCCGCATCCGGCGCGAGGACCACGTGGCGAGCGCCGCCAGCGCGGCGAGCAGGACCGTGAAGACCGCGACGTGGCCGAGGACGGCCGGTGAGCCGGCGGCGCTGAACGCGTCGCGGAAGTGCGAGCCGAGGCCGACGCCGAACAGCTGGTCGGTGAGCAGCCGGTTGTGGTGCCCGCCGATCGTCGGCGACACGAACAGCCGGTACACCACGAAGAACACCGGGATCTGCACCAGTCCGAGGCCGATCCCCGGCACCAGCTTCACGCCGTTGGCCCGGTACAGCTCGACGGTCTCGCGCTGGGCCCGCAGCGGGTCGTGCTTGTACGTGCGCTGGAGCTTCTGCACGGCCGGGGCCAGCGCGGCCCGGCCCTTCTGCGAGGCCAGCTGTGCGTTCATCTGCGCGCGGTTCAACGGATGCAGGCACAGGCGGACCGCAGCGGTGAACATGACGATCGCCACCGCCGGTCCCAGGCCGCCGAGGACGGGGACGAGCATGACCGACAGGCCGGTGACGGCGTGGTAGGCGGCGACGATGGCAGGCGTGAACAACGAGTAGAACGGCATGGAGGACGAACCCTTCGGGACATCTTGCGGATGAATGAGATCAGCGAGATGGACCGTGCGGCCGGTGCGAAGAACAACCGGTCAGACGGTCACAGGGTTCATTCCTGGCGCTCGTGGATGAGGCTTGCCGGCGGCGTCGGGATCGCGTTGCGGCAGGAACGCGGTGTCCCGCAGCGAGGAACGCGCGGCCGCGGCGGTCTGCGCGGCCATCGTCGTACCGGCCATCAGCACCGCGAGCACGCTGCCCCGCAACGCGGCGGCGAGCAGCGTCAGGGCGGTCGCCGACGCGACGAGCACGGCCGTGTTCTGGCCGCCGAGCAGCACCAGGAGCGTGACGAACGCGGCGAGCAGGCTCGCGGCGGTCGCTCCTCGATGCGTCACAGAGCTCAGGGTACAACTGCGAGCGCGACTACGGATCGTTCGATGTGGCGCACCCCAAGATCAAGCCGTCTGCGGCTCGGGCACCCCCTCCAGCTCCTCCACCGTCGCGGTGACCATCGCCAACACCTCGTCCTGAGTAGGTGCCGCAGCGCGGTTCACCCAGCGCAGCGTGGAGACGATCGTGTCGAACAGGAACACGATCCCGCGCACGACCGGATCCTCGACGTCGTCCCCGGCCACCACCGAGAACGTCACCAGCCCCCACACCCCCGGGCGCTCCGGATGCGGCAGGTAGTACGACACCCGCACCGCCGCCGTCTGCCTGCCGTACATCTCCTGCCGGATCACCGCCGAGATCCGGGCCGCGGTGGAGCCGCCGACGTCCAGGCAGGTGCCGTCCGGCCCGGCGTCGTCCAGGATCGAGGCCAGCAGCTGCTCGGGGTCCTGCGGATCCTGGTCCTCCAGGATCGTCAGCAGCAGCGAGCCCGGGATCCGGGTCCCGTTGAACTCCCGCAGCGGCAGCACCACCCAGCGCGCGCCCTGGCGGCCGGCCTCGTCGGTCGCGGCGGTGAGCTGCTTGCGCAGTTCGCGGCGCCAGGGTTCGGCGCTGTCGCGGGGCAGGGTGGACGGCAGGGCGCGCGCGACGATGCGGTCGACGGCCCATTTCCGGACGCGCTCGGTGTCGGGGGCGGTGGGCAGCACGGCCCAGCCGGCCGGCAGTACCAGTTCGACGTCGATCATCGGGCTGCGCCTTCCGGAATCGCGGTCGGAGTCGGTGTGCTCATCGGCTTCGGGTTCTCGGCGATCTGCTGCATCAGCCCCTCCACGCCCGGACCGATCAGCGCAAGCAGTTGCAGGTCCATCACGCGCGTGGTCAGGAGCACGTCGACGCGCGCCGCCGGCCGATCCCCGGCGGCCGGCCAGTCCAGGCGCATCGCGGCGTCGAGGCGGCCGTAGGCGAGGCGGTCGGGAGTGCGCTGGACGCTGAGCACGCGCAGTCCGTCGCCGTACGGCGTGGTGACGTACTCGATCTGCCGGTCGGTGACGTCGTCGGGACCGGCCTCGGCACCGGATCCCGCGCCGACCAGCTCCATCAGGTAGATCGGGTCGTCGGCGACCGGGGCCCGGTACTCGACCACCACCGGCACCGGGGACCAGCGCGGCCAGCCCTGGACGAAGGCGGTGCCCCAGGCCATGCGCTGCCAGTCCGGGAGGGTGGCGGCGCGGTCGGTGAGCCAGCGCGCGATGCCGCGGCCGACGTTCTCGGCGGTGAAGGGGTAGTCCTCCGGCAGGCCGCCTTCGGCGATCCAGCTCGCGCGGAATCTCTCGTCCCAGCCGTCGCGGGTCCATTCGTCGAACATCGTGACCAGGCGGTCGGCCCAGGCCCGCCGTTGGTCTTCTGAAGCGTCCGGTTCGGGGACGCCGCCCCAGAACCAGGGCACTGTGATCTCGGCAGTCTCGTCGTCCACTGTCACGGCCGTCGCCTCCTCACGGGTTCACTGCGGGGATCAGGCCGGATTCCCGGCCGCCGGTGTAGGAGATCCCGATGCCCAGGCCGAACAGCCCGTTGAAGCCGCCCCAGACGTACCAGGCCGGATTCATCTTGCCGCCGACGGCGCCCAGCACCCCGGACAGCCCCTTGTAGCCGCTCCAGCCGCCGAGCACGCCGGCCCAGTCGGCGATGGACTTCAGCGGGTTGGTGCCCAGGCCCTTCCACATGTTCCAGGCGTCGCCGATCTGCTTGCCGGCCGAGCCCCAGAAGCCGATCTCGGGCTGGGAGCCCATCATGCTGCCGAACCGGCCCCAGTCGCCGGGCAGCTTCCCCAGCTGGCCGCCGAGCCAGCCCAGGGCCTTGTTGGTGACCGGGTTGTTGTACCAGTCGGACATGTGGGACCACTTGGAGGCCGCGTTGCTCACCGGGTCGATGAGGAACTGGTCGTTCATGGTCGACGGCGCCGGTCCGATGGGGCGCAGCGGGATGTGGTTCAACGACCCGCCGAAGGTGTTGTCGGCGAAGCCAAGCTGCGGGGCGCCGGGCCGGCCGGTGATCCCGGACAGCGCCTTGGCGTCGGAGGCCAGGCCCTTCGCGAGCTGGGAGGCGCCGACCCCGATGAATCCCAGCCCCAGCCCGATCGCGCCGAAGACCACGTCCAGCACGCTGCCTTTGCCGTCCGCGTACAGGATCGAGTTGACGATCAACGACGCGGCGCCGACCACCACCCCGGCCAGCACCACCACGTCCAGTCCCGGGATCAGCAGCGCGATCGCGCCGAGGGCCATGCCGATGTAGCCGAGGATCTTGCTGAACCAGCCAAGGATCTCGTCCATCTTGTCTTTCCAGGTATCGCTGAGCCCGTCGTTGTAGTTCTTGCTGTTGACGGCGTCGCCGAACCGTTTGCCGGCCGTGTTCAGGTCGTCCAGCGCGGTGTTCAGCCGGTTCTTGGCGGCGGTCAGGGCGTCGTTGGCCTGGTTCTCGGCGTTGGTCTTGTCAGTGCCCTTCTTCTGCTCCTCCGGCGTGGTGGTGCCGTCGGAGGCCTTCTGCGGGTCCGGCATGGAGCTGGCCTGTTTCTGATCGCCGACGGCGGTCTTCGCGTCGTTCAGCGCCCCGGCGGTCTCGTCCAGGCCGGTCTGCAGCGGCGTCTCGTAGATCTTGATCTGGTCGGCGACGTCGTGGTAGCGGACGCCGGCCTTCTGCAGCTTGTCGTGCAGATCGCCGGCGGTCTTGCGCAGGCCGTCGATGTACTGGCCGACGAGTCCTTCGGCGTTGTCGTCCATCACCTTCTGCAGGCGGGACACGGCGTCGTCGATGGTGGCGGCGACGTTCTGGTAGTGCGTCTGGGCCTCGGCCACCGCGTCCGGGTCGGCGTAGACCGGGTCGGAGTCCAGGCCCAGGGCGTCCCAGCCGTCGAGGTTGCGGATGCTCACGATTCCTCCTGCCGGCTCACGACTGCTGGTTCAGGCTGTCGTGGAGCTGCTGGTCGGCCTGCTGCCAGGCCTGGTTGACCTTGTCGACCGAGTCGCGCAGCGATTTCATGTCCTTGACCATCGCGTCGCGGTGGATGCGCCAGTTGGCGGCGAAGTCGCCCATGGACAGGTTGGCGTTCTTCTGGCCCCACAGGCCTTTGTCCTCGTTCTGGACGTCCAGCGCGCCCTCGAACTCGCCGATCAGGGAATTGAGATCGCTGACCAGGCTCACCAGGTCGTCGCGGACGATGAGGTCGGCCATCAGCCCTCCTTCGGTTTCAGGGTGGGGATCTGCGCGGTGATGAGGACGCCGTCGCCGAGGTGGACCAGGCAGGCGCCGGGCACCACGCGCGGCGCCAGCTGCGAGCGGGCCAGCCGGATGCCGACCAGGTCGCCGTTGCTCAGCTCCGGCGGGGACAGCAGCGCCCCGCGCCGGTTCTTCTTCACCTCGGCCTGCCAGCCGGAGAAGCCCATCGCGACCGAGCCGATCTCGCCGCCCAGGACCAGGCCGCGCCGGCGGCCCGAACCGGTGCGGACGTAGGCGCGCAGCCATTCCCGGGCCCGGCACTCGCGCCATGCCTCGCCGTCGTCGAGGATCAGCGCCACCGGGCCCTCGCCGGGGTCGAGCAGCTCGGCCAGCTCCTCCTCGACCGGGTCCGGGGCGTTCACGACGCCGCGCACGCCCGGCCGGCCGGCCAGCGCGGTCAGCGGCGACACGCCCGGCGCGCCGATCACGATCTCCGCGCCGGTGCGCAGCAGCGATTCGGCCATCACCGCGAGCGCCGTGCTGCGCCCGGAGCCGGAGGGCCCGGCGATCAGGAACGTCGGTCGGTCCTCGAACAGCGCCGCGCCGACCGGTTCCAGCTCGTCGCCGCCGACGCCGAGCAGCGCCCACGGCTGCTGCGCCTGCCCGCGACCTGCCTCGCTCGAATCGCGCTCGCCCTCCAGGTATCCCCAGGCCTCTTCGAAGGTCAGCTGCGCGGGCAGCACCGCGATCCGGCCCGGGCGCAGGCTCTTCGGCACGTCGGCCTCGCGCTCGCCGAGCCGGGCGGCCAGCGCGCGCAGCGCGGCGACCTGGGCCGGTCCGGAGGCGTCGGCGGCGACCAGCGCGACCTGGGTCTCGACCGCGCCGGCGGAGCGGTAGCCGCGGCCGGGCGGCATGTTCTCCGGGATGGTACGCGGGTTCAGGCCGACGAGTGAGTAGTCGGTGCGGTCGGGCAGCCGCAGCACCAGCTTGTCCTCGGTCAGGGAGCTGATCCGGCCGGACATCAGGGTGCGGTCGCCGGCGATCACCACGTGCACGCCGACGCTGGCGCCCTCGCGCATCAGGGTGTGGATGATGTCGGTCAGCGAGCCGTTGTCGTGCTCGCTGAGCGTGCCCATGAAGCCTTCCCAGCGGTCCAGCAGCAGCAGGATGTGCGGCAGCCGCTCGCCGGGGGCACTGGCCTGGCGCTGTTCGGTGACGTCGGCGAAGCCGCCCTCGCCGAGGATCCGCTGCCGGTTCATCACCTCGCCGTGCAGCCGCTTCAGCATCCGGGAGGCGCGTTCGGTCTCCGAGCGCTGCACGATCGCGCCGCAGTGCGGGAACTTGCTCAGCGGGAGCAGCGCGCCGTTGCCGCAGTCCAGTCCGTACAGGTGCAGGTCGGGCACCGAGGCCGCGCTGGCCGCGGCGGCGGCGATGGTGCGCAGCGCCTGCGACCGGCCCGAGCGGGGCGCACCGATGATGTGCAGATGGCCGAAGGTGGCCAGGTCGAAGGTGACCGGTTCCTGCTGCTGGGCCGCCGGGAGGTCCTGGATGGCCCAGGAGAACACCGGCTCGCCGGAGTCGGCGGTGGTCGGTTCGGCGGCGAGCTCCACGACCGGGGCGAGGGGCAGCGGCGGCAGCCAGGGCCGGCGCTGGTCGGGCAGGCCGAGCAGATCAGTGGTCTGCCGAAGGGCGGAGACCAGCACCGACAGGTCGGTGACCACGTCGGTCTCGGCGGCCGCGGCGGGCCGCTCGGGTGCCGGACGGCCCAGGTCCAGCCAGCCGACGGGGCGCAGGAACGGTGCCGGGGCGGCGACGGACCGGTCCTTGCTGGGACGTCGTCCGCCGACGCGGCCGGTCTGGAACGGCAGCAGCGAACTGTGGCCGAGGCGTGCGTAGGCGCGGCCGGGGTGGGCCTGAGAGATGTTCGCGGCGTCCCGGGCGTCGATGACGTCGGTGCTCTCCCCCGCGTCGGTCACGCGCAGCGCCACCCGCAGGTTGGTGTTGGCGCGGATCTCGGCCGAGACCACGCCGGAGGGCCGCTGCGTGGCCAGGATCAGGTGGATGCCCAGGGACCGGCCGCGCTGGGCGACGTTCACCAGGCCGGTGACGAAGTCCGGCAGCTCGCGGACCATTGAGGCGAACTCGTCGATCACGATCAGCAGCCGCGGGATCGGGGCCAGCTCGGGGCGCCGGGTGGCGTAGTCGAGGTAGTCCTCCAGGTCCTTGGCGCCGGCCGCGGCCAGCAGCCGCTCGCGGTGCGTCAGCTCGGCGCCCAGGGAGGTCAGCGCGCGCTCGACCAGGTGCGTGTCCAGGTCGGTGACCATGCCGACGGTGTGCGGCAGGTCGACGCAGTCCTTGAACGCGGCGCCGCCCTTGTAGTCGACCAGCACGAAGGTCATCGCGTCCGGCCGGTTGGCCACCGCCAGCGAGGCGACCAGGCTCTGCAGGAACTCTGATTTGCCCGAGCCGGTGGTCCCGGCGACCAGGCCGTGCGGGCCGTGCGCGACCAGGTCCAGGGCGAAGGGGCCGTCCAGGGACGCGCCGATGACCGCCTTGGTGCTGCGGCCGGAGGCGTGCCAGCGTCCGCTGATCGCCGCCGGGCTCGGGTCGCGCAGGTCCAGCAGGTCCAGCAGGCGTGCCGAGTCCGGCAGCGCCACGCCGCCGGCGACCTCGCTGACGTCGCGCAGCGGCGCCAGGCGGCGGCCGACCACCGGGTACCAGTCGGCGCTCACCTCGTCGGCGAGGATCGGCTCGATCAGCGCGGCGCGCTGCTGGCGCAGGCCGACCGGCCGGCCGGGGATGCCGCCGGCCAGGATCGTGGTGCACTCCTCGGGCAGGGTGCGCTCGTCGGCGTCGACGCAGATGCTGTAGACGCCGACCGCCGGGCCCTCGCGCAGGACCGTGACGACGCCGGGCAGCGCGCGCAGCCGCAGCGCGCCGTCGAGCACGACGACGATGTCGGGGTCGACGCGGACCGCGCCGGCGCCGGCGTCCAGCCGGGACCGCTGCCGGGCCGCGATCAGGTCTCCGAGCTCTGCGACGCGGTGGCTCAGCGTCTCGGCGTCCGCGCCGACGAGGGTCAGGGCCCGTTGTCCCAGGCTGGGCCGGGCGTGCGGGAGCCAGGTGGCCCAGTCCCACAGGCTGTCGCCGGCGGGGTCGGTGAGGACGTAGAGCTGGAGGTCGCGCGGGCTTTGCAGGACGGCGATCTGGCCGACCAGCCAGCGGGCCATCCGTCGGGGCCACTCCCCGCGTCCGGCCACGCCGACGACGCCGGCCTGTGCGATGGAGAACGCCGCCGGGGCGTCGTGCGCGGCGCGGTACTGCGAGGTGCGCTGCGCTCCGTCCACCTGCTCGACGACGACCGAGCTGTCCAGATCGGCCAGCCCGACCCGGACCAGCAGGTGGTCGGGGTCGCTGCGGCGCCGTTCCCACAGCCGGCTGCGCGGGCCGGTGGCGATCAGCAGCAGTTCGGCGGCATCGGGGCTGGAGGCCCGCAACCGCAGCCGCTCGGCCTCCATCGCGCGGCCGATGTCCTGCTCGGCGGCGGCCAGCCGTTCGACGTACTCGGCCTGGATCCGGCGCTGGCCGATCTTGCCGGTGCGGCGGCTGTTGAGCCAGTTGCCGACCATCATCACCGGCGAGAACCCGGCCATCAGCAGATAGCTGGAGTTGTGCATCACCGTCATCATCACCAGGCCGAGGCCGGCCGGCAGCAGCGCGGTGATCCACGGCAGCGGGCTCGGGCGGGCCGGGAGCGGCTCGGCGGGGAGCCGGAAGGAGGTGCGGGCCTCGGGCGGCAGCAGCCGCGGCGGACGGTTGTAATCGAGCCATTCCCCTTCCGGCGAGACCTCGATCATCGCGTCGGGCTGGCGGACGGCGGCCTGTTCGTACCTGCTGTCGCCGATCCGCAGCGCCGTGGTCTCCGGCCAGACGGTCTCGGCGTCGAGCAGCGGGACGCGGTCCAGTTCCGGCGGCTCGCGCAGCGCGACGGGCCGGATCACGACCGAGGCGTCCAGGCTCACCCGGACCGTCGCGACGACGCCGGGCTGCTCCGATCCGAGCCGGACCGCGCACGCGGGGTCCGAGCCGATCTGGTGCACGCCGGCGTTCAGATGCCAGACCCGGCCGCTGTCCAGGCCGGCGACGGCGCGGACGGTGACCAGGCCGGAGGCGGCGCTCTGGCTGCCCTGGCCGGGCGCGCCGAGCCAGAGCACCGCGCCGTCGTGGATGCCGGCGGCGCCGAGCAGGGCGGACAGGTCGAGGCGGACGCCGTCAAGGAAGACCGCCTCGTCGGCGCCGCCGGCATCCGCGCCGACCGCGTCCAGCAGCCCCTTGACGACGTCCCGGACCGGCGTCGCGGGATCGGCGTCCACCACGACGTCGTGCGCCGGGCCGGCGGGCCGGGCCACGGTGATCATCATGCGCATGGCGGTCGCCTCCGCGAATCCTGGTTCGGCCGGTCTGGATCTACTTCTGGGGCAGCGACTGCGCCATCTGCGTGTCCATGTCCTGCATCGCCGAGACCGCCTTGTCGAGCCACTGCGACAGCTGGTCGAGCGAGTCCATCAGCTGGTTCGCGGAGGTCACGAACTCGTTGTGCACCTCGTCGAACCGGCCGGAGGCCTGGTCGGTGACGAAGCCGCTGGCGGTCAACTGGTCGACGATGCTCTTGCACTCGGCGATCTTGGAGTCGATGTCGGCCTTGTCGTTGCGCATCCGGCTCGCGGCATCCGACATCTCCCCGTAGGTGACGTTGAGGTTCGGCATCGGTGGATGCTCCCTTCGAAGTGGTCTGGGCTGACACCGCCTCACGCTAGGCGCCGCGCCCCGCCGCGAGCCAGCCTCTGGCCTGCGGTTATGGGCCCAGGGACCCAGGGTCCTGCGTTGACACCCCGTACCGGACGGGCCAACGATTCACCCGTCGAAGAACGCCCCGCCGCACCCGAGGAGACGCAGATGTCAGTGAACAGAGCGGGGAAGGCCGCGGGCGAACGCTGGCTGCGCCGCACCCTGACGTCCGCCGTCGCGGCCGCGCTCGTCCTGCTGGCCGGACTCCAGCCGGCGACCGCGGCGACCGCGGCGGCCGTCCAGGCCCCGCCGGCCGCCGTGAAGTACTACGTGGTGTCCAGCAGCTACCAGGGGCAACCGGAGTTCCTGTACGAGATCGCACAGCGACTCCTGGGCAACGGCAACCGTGCGACCGACATCTTCAACCTGAACAAAGGCCGTCAGGAGCCTGACGGCAACACGGTCAGCGACCCGACGGTGATCCGGCCGGGCTGGCTGCTGCAACTACCGAACGAGGCGAAGGGCGACGGCGTCATCACCGGGGCGATTCCGGTGCTGCACTTCGATCCCCAGGGCCAGCCGGTGAAGTACTACTGGATCCGCAACGGCTACCAGGGCAAGCCGGAGTCCCTGGCCGAGATCGCGCAGCGGTTCCTGGGGAACCCGAACCAGGCGCAGGCGATCTTCGCGCTGAACAAGGGACGCCGGGAACCCGCCGGAAAGACGCTGGCCGACGCGACGAAGATCGAGTCCGGCTGGTTCGTGCAACTGCCGGACAACGCTCAGGGCGACGGCGTCATCGCCGGACCGCTGCCCCAGCTCGGCGCCGGGACCGGACAGCAGCCACCGCCCTCGCAGGCTTCTGTTTCCGCACCGCCGACGTCAGCTCCGGCAAGCGTTTCGCAGAGTGCTTCCGCTCCGGCTTCGGCCCCGTCCTCGACACAGCCCTCGGCGTCCTCGGCGTCCACGAAGTCCTCCAGCAACCCGCTGCCGCTGATCCTCGCGATCGTGCTGCCCCTGCTGCTCATAGCCGGCGCGGTGTGGTGGGCGCTGCGCGCCGGCCTGTTCGCCAAGCTCGCAGCCGGAATGCGATCCCGCCGGACACGTCGTCCCGGACCGGCCGCACCCCGCGACGAGGCCGCGGCCTGGACCATCGACCGGGTCCTGCGAACGCTGGCGACCGCGTGCGCGCAGCACAACCGCCCGCTGCCGGGGGTCGCGGCGGTCGTGGTCGGGACCGACACCATCACGCTGCGCCTGGCCCGCCCGGACGAGCAGCCGCCGCAGGGCTGGAGCGCCGAGCACCAGGGCCGTTCGTGGTCGGCATCGCTGCGAGCGCTGCAGAGCGCGCCGGTCGACGACGCGCTGCCCGCGCCGTACCCGCGCCTGGTCTCCACCGGCGACACCGAACAGGGCAGGGTCCTGCTGAACCTGGCCGAGGCGCACGGCATGATCAGTCTGGAGGGCGAATCCCGCCTGACCAAGCCCCTGGTCGCGGACTGGATCCGGGAGCTGGCCGGCAGCCCCTGGTCCCGCGGCACCGCGGTGCTCCGCATCGGCTTCGGCTCCGCCGGCGAGGAACTGCCGGGGGTCGAGGACGCCCCGAGCATCGAGGCCGCGGCCGCCACCCTGGACGAGTCCGACGGCGGAGTGCTG is a window encoding:
- a CDS encoding metal ABC transporter solute-binding protein, Zn/Mn family gives rise to the protein MTKNTTKSLKRVTGGVLAIGAAAALTAGCSTKSAAPASQPAGAVGSSAKIAVVAAENFWGSVALQLGGAHVTETSIITNPDTDPHSYEATPNDAKLISGAQLFIQNGIGYDTSWAPGLVKANPASGRAVLTVGDVVGLKDGDNPHQWYSHDSVYKVIDAIVAEYKKLDPADAAYFDTQKQTFETTTLATYNQLESDIKTTYAGVPIGASESIVSPLADTLGLKMLTPYSFLKDISEGTDPSVADKTAIDGQIKGKQIKVYVYNSQNSTPDIAAQVAEAKAAGIPVTTVTETLAPASATFQDWMVGELQGLKAALAQATGR
- a CDS encoding WXG100 family type VII secretion target → MSIRNLDGWDALGLDSDPVYADPDAVAEAQTHYQNVAATIDDAVSRLQKVMDDNAEGLVGQYIDGLRKTAGDLHDKLQKAGVRYHDVADQIKIYETPLQTGLDETAGALNDAKTAVGDQKQASSMPDPQKASDGTTTPEEQKKGTDKTNAENQANDALTAAKNRLNTALDDLNTAGKRFGDAVNSKNYNDGLSDTWKDKMDEILGWFSKILGYIGMALGAIALLIPGLDVVVLAGVVVGAASLIVNSILYADGKGSVLDVVFGAIGLGLGFIGVGASQLAKGLASDAKALSGITGRPGAPQLGFADNTFGGSLNHIPLRPIGPAPSTMNDQFLIDPVSNAASKWSHMSDWYNNPVTNKALGWLGGQLGKLPGDWGRFGSMMGSQPEIGFWGSAGKQIGDAWNMWKGLGTNPLKSIADWAGVLGGWSGYKGLSGVLGAVGGKMNPAWYVWGGFNGLFGLGIGISYTGGRESGLIPAVNP
- a CDS encoding FtsK/SpoIIIE domain-containing protein — encoded protein: MRMMITVARPAGPAHDVVVDADPATPVRDVVKGLLDAVGADAGGADEAVFLDGVRLDLSALLGAAGIHDGAVLWLGAPGQGSQSAASGLVTVRAVAGLDSGRVWHLNAGVHQIGSDPACAVRLGSEQPGVVATVRVSLDASVVIRPVALREPPELDRVPLLDAETVWPETTALRIGDSRYEQAAVRQPDAMIEVSPEGEWLDYNRPPRLLPPEARTSFRLPAEPLPARPSPLPWITALLPAGLGLVMMTVMHNSSYLLMAGFSPVMMVGNWLNSRRTGKIGQRRIQAEYVERLAAAEQDIGRAMEAERLRLRASSPDAAELLLIATGPRSRLWERRRSDPDHLLVRVGLADLDSSVVVEQVDGAQRTSQYRAAHDAPAAFSIAQAGVVGVAGRGEWPRRMARWLVGQIAVLQSPRDLQLYVLTDPAGDSLWDWATWLPHARPSLGQRALTLVGADAETLSHRVAELGDLIAARQRSRLDAGAGAVRVDPDIVVVLDGALRLRALPGVVTVLREGPAVGVYSICVDADERTLPEECTTILAGGIPGRPVGLRQQRAALIEPILADEVSADWYPVVGRRLAPLRDVSEVAGGVALPDSARLLDLLDLRDPSPAAISGRWHASGRSTKAVIGASLDGPFALDLVAHGPHGLVAGTTGSGKSEFLQSLVASLAVANRPDAMTFVLVDYKGGAAFKDCVDLPHTVGMVTDLDTHLVERALTSLGAELTHRERLLAAAGAKDLEDYLDYATRRPELAPIPRLLIVIDEFASMVRELPDFVTGLVNVAQRGRSLGIHLILATQRPSGVVSAEIRANTNLRVALRVTDAGESTDVIDARDAANISQAHPGRAYARLGHSSLLPFQTGRVGGRRPSKDRSVAAPAPFLRPVGWLDLGRPAPERPAAAAETDVVTDLSVLVSALRQTTDLLGLPDQRRPWLPPLPLAPVVELAAEPTTADSGEPVFSWAIQDLPAAQQQEPVTFDLATFGHLHIIGAPRSGRSQALRTIAAAAASAASVPDLHLYGLDCGNGALLPLSKFPHCGAIVQRSETERASRMLKRLHGEVMNRQRILGEGGFADVTEQRQASAPGERLPHILLLLDRWEGFMGTLSEHDNGSLTDIIHTLMREGASVGVHVVIAGDRTLMSGRISSLTEDKLVLRLPDRTDYSLVGLNPRTIPENMPPGRGYRSAGAVETQVALVAADASGPAQVAALRALAARLGEREADVPKSLRPGRIAVLPAQLTFEEAWGYLEGERDSSEAGRGQAQQPWALLGVGGDELEPVGAALFEDRPTFLIAGPSGSGRSTALAVMAESLLRTGAEIVIGAPGVSPLTALAGRPGVRGVVNAPDPVEEELAELLDPGEGPVALILDDGEAWRECRAREWLRAYVRTGSGRRRGLVLGGEIGSVAMGFSGWQAEVKKNRRGALLSPPELSNGDLVGIRLARSQLAPRVVPGACLVHLGDGVLITAQIPTLKPKEG
- a CDS encoding DinB family protein produces the protein MSDERANLLRYLRIQREHVLGALEGLDEEALRRPVLPSGWTCLALVSHLTYDDERFWFRGVIERDPEVIAAVERREPNGWQRLDPGVAAGEVFARYRAEAALADDVLAECDLDAAPAWWPEYVFGEWRLDSVRQIVLHHITETATHAGHLDVVRELIDGAQWIVQD
- a CDS encoding YidC/Oxa1 family membrane protein insertase; amino-acid sequence: MPFYSLFTPAIVAAYHAVTGLSVMLVPVLGGLGPAVAIVMFTAAVRLCLHPLNRAQMNAQLASQKGRAALAPAVQKLQRTYKHDPLRAQRETVELYRANGVKLVPGIGLGLVQIPVFFVVYRLFVSPTIGGHHNRLLTDQLFGVGLGSHFRDAFSAAGSPAVLGHVAVFTVLLAALAALATWSSRRMRQSTAGDAAAFGMPTAGTPTAGAPTAGVTKLMALLPYFTVLGAFVLPLASSLYVATTTLWTLVERRRLLQPTQS
- a CDS encoding DUF6412 domain-containing protein, coding for MTHRGATAASLLAAFVTLLVLLGGQNTAVLVASATALTLLAAALRGSVLAVLMAGTTMAAQTAAAARSSLRDTAFLPQRDPDAAGKPHPRAPGMNPVTV